The following are encoded in a window of Candidatus Cloacimonadota bacterium genomic DNA:
- a CDS encoding EamA/RhaT family transporter → NTAKISNLIFLSPFISMFFIQSILKESIHPATIIGLLLIVVSNLVQKSNL, encoded by the coding sequence CAACACTGCCAAAATATCCAATCTAATCTTTTTAAGTCCGTTTATCTCGATGTTCTTTATTCAAAGCATCCTGAAGGAATCTATCCATCCGGCTACAATTATCGGATTGTTGCTAATAGTAGTCTCAAACCTCGTTCAAAAGAGTAATCTTTAG